A section of the Candidatus Methanomethylicota archaeon genome encodes:
- a CDS encoding prepilin peptidase: protein MMSEIYYARFIIAAIGLTISSWQDWRSREINDLIWVFMVASGIPLFIYEAYVKGFGLWIMLSATSILFSILTGLTLYKLDFFGGADAKALISLSILIPVMPEELSIKLNTHPITSISIFNNSILLSTIPAIYLLLRNTCRVAMGENIFTGLEGESVFKKILAMMTGYKIRLSELKGKKFLYPMEEVKVEDGIVKRRLSIRVGASLSEEKLEDIIKLYDNGVLEGDVWVTPALPLIIFIAIGTLITFTYGDIVMKIIRILGGMRLGSR, encoded by the coding sequence ATGATGAGCGAGATATACTACGCTAGATTCATAATTGCAGCAATAGGATTAACCATATCATCATGGCAAGATTGGAGGAGTAGGGAGATAAATGATTTGATATGGGTTTTCATGGTAGCCTCTGGAATACCATTATTCATCTATGAAGCATACGTTAAAGGGTTTGGACTCTGGATTATGCTCTCAGCCACATCTATACTTTTCTCCATATTAACTGGATTGACACTATATAAACTGGACTTCTTCGGTGGGGCAGATGCAAAAGCATTAATATCCCTAAGCATACTGATACCAGTAATGCCTGAGGAGCTATCCATAAAACTCAATACTCACCCAATAACATCAATATCCATATTCAACAACTCAATATTACTATCCACAATACCAGCAATATACCTGCTATTAAGGAATACATGTAGAGTGGCAATGGGTGAGAATATATTTACAGGATTGGAGGGGGAGAGTGTATTTAAGAAGATCTTGGCAATGATGACTGGATACAAGATAAGGTTAAGTGAACTTAAGGGCAAGAAATTCCTATACCCAATGGAGGAAGTAAAAGTGGAGGATGGAATTGTTAAGAGGAGGTTGAGTATAAGGGTTGGAGCATCATTAAGTGAAGAGAAATTGGAGGATATAATAAAGCTTTATGATAATGGAGTATTAGAGGGGGATGTATGGGTCACCCCAGCCTTACCACTAATAATATTCATAGCCATAGGCACACTCATAACCTTCACATACGGAGACATCGTAATGAAAATTATACGTATCCTAGGCGGTATGCGACTCGGTTCAAGATAA
- a CDS encoding DUF2286 domain-containing protein, with the protein MKSIVILSENGNAKIYKEMNLDLDKAVKEMAKEAMELWDCKKSDFIIIRDSYPMEIKLPLTNEEYEVYSKLSIQRTQQKTVIVELPIYVISFDNEWFDDEYKDNKVFIVTIGAPFREEAKKEIMDWCSEMTSKETKEEEEEE; encoded by the coding sequence TTGAAGAGCATAGTAATACTCTCCGAGAATGGAAATGCCAAGATATATAAGGAGATGAACTTAGACCTAGATAAAGCTGTAAAGGAGATGGCTAAGGAAGCTATGGAGTTATGGGATTGCAAGAAATCAGACTTCATAATAATAAGAGACAGCTATCCAATGGAGATAAAGCTACCATTGACTAATGAGGAATATGAAGTATATTCAAAATTGAGTATTCAGAGAACACAGCAGAAGACAGTTATAGTTGAGCTACCAATATACGTAATATCATTCGACAATGAATGGTTTGACGACGAATATAAGGATAACAAGGTATTTATAGTAACCATTGGAGCCCCATTTAGGGAGGAAGCTAAGAAGGAGATAATGGATTGGTGCAGTGAAATGACCTCAAAAGAGACTAAGGAAGAAGAGGAGGAAGAATAA
- a CDS encoding GIY-YIG nuclease family protein, which yields MFHGLLEELKPLDGGTYTLIILASGDFSVNVGRMGLIHFRAGLYTYTGSALNKRFGLYNRVLRHLRRYGKKLRWHVDYLLSMDLVNVKGLCASHSDFRFECAVAEAILKTLNGIPIIGFGCSDCKCPSHLHYFESMNYFELLDSICKLYVDLGLNPIKILLS from the coding sequence GTGTTTCATGGGTTGCTGGAGGAGCTTAAACCCCTTGATGGTGGAACTTACACACTTATAATTCTTGCTTCAGGGGATTTCAGCGTTAATGTTGGCCGTATGGGTTTAATTCACTTTAGAGCTGGCTTGTACACTTATACTGGTTCGGCTCTCAATAAGAGGTTTGGTTTGTATAATAGGGTTTTAAGACATTTGAGGAGGTATGGCAAGAAGTTGAGGTGGCATGTGGACTACTTATTGTCAATGGATTTGGTTAATGTGAAGGGTTTATGTGCATCTCATAGTGATTTTAGGTTTGAATGTGCCGTGGCTGAAGCCATACTTAAAACACTTAATGGTATTCCAATAATTGGTTTCGGATGCTCCGACTGTAAATGCCCAAGTCATCTACACTATTTTGAATCCATGAATTATTTTGAATTGCTGGATTCCATATGCAAATTATATGTTGATCTGGGTTTAAATCCAATAAAAATACTTTTATCTTGA